Sequence from the Chloroflexota bacterium genome:
TATCAGGGCCCCGTTTTCATTCAGGGCGACCATTTTCAGATGAACCGGAAGAGGTACAGCACCGACCCCAAACAGGAAACAGAGACCATCAGGGAGTTAATACGTGAGGCGGTAAATGCCGGCTTTCTCAATATCGATATCGATGCCTCCACCCTGGTTGACCTGGAAAAAGATACTCTGGAACAGCAGCAGGAAGAGAACTGCCGCGTCACTGCGGAGATGACCAGGTTCATCCGCAGTATCGAGCCGGAGGGGGTTACCATCTCCGTCGGAGGTGAAATCGGGGAGGTTGGCAAACAGAACAGCACGGTGGAGGACCTAAGAGCGTTTATGAGCGGGTATCGTGCCCGGCTGGAGCCGGACGTCAGGGGAATCTCGAAAATCAGCGTGCAGACCGGCACTACGCACGGGGGGGTAGTCCTGCCGGATGGGGCAATAGCCAGCGTGGCGCTTGATTTCGATACTTTGAAAGAGCTTTCCAAGGTGGCTCGTGAGGAGTATGGCATGGGTGGTGCCGTGCAGCACGGCGCTTCCACGCTCCCTGATGAAGCCTTTCATCTGTTCCCGGAGGTAGGTACGGTAGAAGTCCATCTGGCCACCGGATTTCAGAACATCATCTATGATAGTCCCCATTTCCCGCAGGAACTGACGCAGAGAATAAACCAGCATTTACTCCAGCAGTACAGCGACGAGAGAAAGTCGGACGATACCGAGGAACAATTCCTGTATAAAACGCGTAAGAAGGCTTTTGGCGATTTCAAGAAAGAAATGTGGAGCCTCCCGGTAGAAAACCTGAAGGAGATTGGGGTAACGCTGGAAGAGCGCTTTGTCTATCTCTTTCAGAAACTGAATGTGGTGGATACCAGAGACCTGGTCAACAAGCACGTAGTCAAATAACCTACAAGTGCGGCGCAGCCTCGACGAAAATATCTTTTAAGGGAGCTCGAGAGAGCCGAGCTTGTCCAGCCGGTCAAAGTTGTGGATAGCGTCAACCCAGCGGATGGTGCCGGAACTGGAGCGCATGGCCAGGGACTGGGTCGCGGCTCCGCCACTGAAGTACCGTACGCCTTTCAGCAGTTCACCGGTGCTGACTCCTGTGGTGGCGAAAAATACGTCCTCACTGTTTATCAGGTCTTCCGTATAATAGACCTTATCAAGGTCCATACCGGCTGCCAGAGCGGCATCCCGCTCCTTATCATCCCGCGGCCAGGCCTTACATTGAATAACACCGCCAATGCAGTGTAATGCCGCGGCGGTGAGCACGCCCTCGGGGGTACCGCCGACACCCATGAGAACATCCACTCCCGTCTCGGGCAGAGCTGCCTCAACGCCCGCCACCAGGTCGCCGGCAGATATCAACTTCACCCGTGCCCCGGCGCTTCTGATTTCATAAAGCAGCTTTTCGTGGCGCGGTCTATCCAGGACCACCACCGTCAGGTTCGATACATTGCGTTTTTTAGCGCTGGCAATGTTTTTCAGGTTCTCCTCAACCGGCGCATTGATGTCGATTACATCCTTGGCTTCCGGCCCGGTGACGATTTTATCCATGTAGACAAACTGCCTCGGACAGTTCATGGTACCCCGTGCCGAAAGCGCCACGGCTGATACGGCTCCAGGAAGACCATTGGCCACCAGTGTGGTGCCATCTACCGGGTCGACCGCGATGTCCACCTGCGGCTCCGAACCACCACCGATGTGCTCGCCGATGTAGAGCATGGGTGCTTCGTCTTTCTCACCCTCGCCAATGACCACGGTGCCATCCATTCTTACATAACCCAGCACGAAGCGCATGGCATCCACTGCCGCCTGGTCCACCAGTTCCTTATTGCCCATGCCCAGATAACGGGCGGCCGCCATGGCGGCCGCCTCGGTGGCGCGCACCAGCTCCATGGCGATATTCCGTTCAATCGGCCGACGTGAACGTGCATCTTCCATTATCTTACCTCATTGACTGATATAATGAGTTCAGCGTACCACCCATTTCCCCTGGCTTTTTATCTTATCGCTTCAACCTTGCACTGTCAACGTTGCGGAAATCAGTAAGATTTTTGCCGAAAGATTGGATTAAATGCTAAAATAAAGCACAAAACACGAATGCAGGATATGGAGGAATATTGACATGAAGTACCGAAAACTGGGTAGGTCTGGTTTGATGGTTTCTGAAATCTGCCTGGGCACCATGACCTTTGGCAATCAGATAGATGAGGCAGAATCCACAAAACTGATAAAGTGGGCGATGGATGCCGGCATTAACTTCATCGATACTGCTGACCAGTATGTTAATGGTCTGTCCGAGGAAATCGTGGGCAGGGCGTTAAAGGGCGTGCGACATAACGTGGTGCTGGCCACCAAGGTAGGCGGCTGGCAGTCAGGTCCGACGGTGAATGATATTGGCACATCGCGGAAACATATTATGGACGGCGTAGAGGGCAGCCTGCGTCGACTGGGGACCGACTATATCGATATCTTCTATACCCACCGGTGGGACCATGCCACGCCGATTGACGAGACGCTTCGCGCTCTGGACGACCTGGTTCATCAGGGGAAGGTGCGCTATATCGCTTGCTCCAACTACCTTGTCTGGCAGATCTGCAAAGCATTATGGGTGAGTGATGTCCTCAATCTGGCGCGGTATGACTGCACGCAGCCGCCGTACAACCTGATTACCCGGGGCATTGAAGATGAGATGCTGACTCTCTGTGTCAACGAAGGAGTGGGAGTTTGCGTTTACAATCCGCTCGCCGGTGGACTGCTTACCGGCAAGCATGACCCGAACAAACCTCCGGCTGAAGGCACGCGGTTCAGCAACAAAATGATGGGAAAGATGTACAGCGACCGCTACTGGCAGCCCGGAGATTTTGAGGCGGTGGCACAATTCAAGGAGATTACCCGGAAACACGAGCGGAGCATGGCGCAGTTCGCCCTCGCCTGGATACTGAACAACAAGGCGATTACCGCTGTTCTCTGCGGTGCCACCTCGATAAAGCAGCTGGAGGAAAATATCGGCGCGGTGGAACTGACCCTGACCGAAGAGGAATTAAACGCCTGCGACGAGGTCTGGCACCAGCTCAGGCCGCCCCGATTTTTCTACGGGGCGCAGCAGCTCTACCGCTGATTCAGCTTGCCGTAGGCGGCAAGGCCACTGGCTCTGCCGGGATTACTTTCCCATCTTTTATGGCTGTTATTGGCATAACCAGCTTGTCTGCCTTTATGGTCTCTCCTGGCGTATCGATTAATGTCCAGGCGCCGGATTGGAGTTCCAGTATGGAAACGTCCGCGGCCATGCCCGGCTTAAGGCTGCCTATCTTGTCCTCTTCATGAATTGCGCATGCGGGATTGATAGTGGTCATGGCAACCGCCTGCTTCAGGTCCAGCCCCAGTGCCATGAATTTCGACATATTGACAGGAATGCTGAAGGTTCGGTCTTTCAGACACCGGTGGTTGAGGTCGGTGCTGATAATGGTCGGCAATATACCTTCCGCCAGACATTTGCGCGCCACGGCGAAGGAGAAATTGCTCCGTCCGTTGGCCGTCTCCATTATGACTCCTCGTTCCCTGGCTGCCTTCAATTCCGGCAATATCGTGCCATCGGGTCGCAGGACATTACCCTGGTTACCGGAATAAACGTGGGCCAGAATGTCACCGGGCTCCATCACGGAAAGACATTCCGGAGTCAATGTTGCCGGCACCTGTTTATCCACGTCACCTATATGAACCATAATGGGCAGGCCGAACTGCTTGGCGATTTTCTTGGCCGTTTTGACCACCTCGATGCCGGCGCTGGCGACGAGCTTGCCGACGAGCCGCAGTTTAACTCCCTTGATGATACCCTTGTTGGCTTCTATGGTCTCTGCCATGGCATCGAGGTTCACCTCGTCCCAGTCATTCAGTTCCGGTTCGGGAATCAAGCCAAGAGAGCACAGGTGAAGGAAGCAGAAGACTTTAGTTTGCGCTGCAGGCAGGATATACTTGGGAAACGCGGCAAACGTTTTCTCACCGGCGCTTCCACCGTCCACCACTGTAGTCACGGCTTGTTTCACTCCGGCGATATCAGGCTCAATGGCAATCTTCATGATGCTATCGAAAACGTGGACGTGCATATCAATAAGTCCCGGGGTGACAATCTTACCCTTGGCATCTATCACCTGCTGGCCTTCCTGCGGGGAAATATCTTTGTCCACGGCGGCAATCTTATCTCCGTTAATGGCTATATCCATCGTGCCATCTATATTCTGTGCCGGGTCAATCACCCTGCCGCCCTTTATCAATATGTCATACATGGCAGACCTCCTTTCATTTGCCGTATATCTTACCACAACTTTCAATCGATTAATATATTTTGTTATAATGCGGACGAGCGTTGTCTATTACCCATTATTCTAATTGAATTATTGAGGATGACCATGAATACACAGACATTAAAGGGCAGAATTGCCATAGTTACGGGAGCCTCCAGGGGGCTGGGGGAGGGAATCACCAAGGCCTTTGCCGGAGAAGGAGCCACGGTAGCGCTGTTCAGTCGTGATGTACAGCGCCTTGAGAAACATGTGGCTGACCTCAAAGCGTTGGGGCAAAAGGCAGTGGCCTTTCCGCTGGATGTTGCCGATGTGGAACAGGTAAACCGGGCGGTGGAGCAGGTGGTCAGCCAGTTCGGGCGGGTGGATATACTGGTGAACAACGCGGCAATTGCGCCCTCAATGCCCTTTGTGGAGATGTCTGATGATGTCAGGGACAGCGTCATTGACGTGAACATCAAAGGTGTCTGGAACTGCACCAAAGCGGTAATGCCGCTCATGATAAAACAACGGTATGGGAAAATAATCAACATATCCTCGGTTACCGGGCCGCTGGTCTCGGGTAAGGGGATGACGGCCTATGCGGCATCGAAAGGCGCCGTGTCGGCGTTTACCCGGACGCTGGCGCTCGAGGGGGCGGAGTACGGCATCAATGTGAACGCCATCTGTCCCGGCTCCTTTGATACGCCGATGTTCCGCAGCGTGGCCAGGCACAGGGGCTGGGATTCAGAGGATAAGTATGTTAAACACGTTGGCAAGGAAATTCCGCTGGGCCGCCTGGGGACGATTGAGGAGATGGGGGACCTGGCGGTTTTTCTCGCTTCGGATAAATCAAAGTATATCACCGGCATAGAGATTGTCATTGACGGTGGCAATATCATTCAGGAGCACAAGGGGTAATTCAAAGGAGGCGTAATGGCACAGAGTGAAGTAAAGGTATCTGAGAAATCTCTTCGTGAGTTCTCCGAGGAGGTATTTGTGCGGGTGGGAATGTCACCAGAGGATGCAGCCACTGAAGCCGATGTGCTGCTCTGGGCAAACCTGCGCGGGGTCGATTCCCATGGCGTGCTGCGCATTCCCTGGTATGTAGGCAATGTTGACCGCGGCATTATGAACCCCAAGCCAAATATCAAGGTGGTCAAAGAGACGCCGGCCACCCTCGTCGTGGAGGCTGACCAGGCCTTCGGGCCGCTAGTTACCGTCTTTGCCATGAATAAAGTGATGGAGAAAGCAAAACAGACCGGTATCGGCTGGGGGTTCATTTGCAATCACACCCATCAGGGTGCCATGGGCTATTATGCGCAAATGGCATCGAAAAACGATATGGCCGGTATCGTATTCGTCTGCAGCCCGCCCAATATGGCGCCTTTCGGGGCGAAGGCAGCTGGCGTATCCAACAGCCCGATAACCATCGCCGTGCCGGCGAACAAACACCGCGTGCTGTTCCTCGATATGGCGACGAGCGTGGCGGCGCGGGGTAAAATCTGGCTGGCGGTGGACAAAGGCGTTCCCATACCGGAAGGCTGGGCGCTGGATAAAGAGGGCAATCCCACCACCGACCCCACTCAGGCGGTCACTTTCCTGCCGGTAGGCGGACCAAAGGGCTCCGGCCTGGCGATGCTGTTTGAGTGTATCTCCAGCGTCATTATCGGAAACCCGTTGCTTGAGCCGCGGCTCATGGAAAAGAAGGCGGAGTCCAAGCAGGCGGAGGTAAAAGGCGCACATCCGGACCACCTGCCCCGGCCCATCCAGAACAGCGTGGTCGCCGCCATAGATATCGGGCAGTTCACCGATGTGGCGAGCTACAAAGAGCATATCGATAACCTCATCGACGGCATAAAGGGGCTGCCCAAGGCGGATGGATTCAAAGAGATAATGGTCCCGGGTGAGCCGGAGGAAAAAACCTTTGACGACCGCTCCAGGAACGGTATTCCGCTTCCCGAAGGGACTATTCGCAACCTGAGCAGCGTTGCCGAGCGGTTGGGCATAAAGCTACCGACGGGACTCTAAAGGAAAGGGGTGTTATGGTGAATCTGGAAGAGCTGAGCCAGGCAGTGGTCAAGGGCGATATTGACACTGCTGAGGAGTTGACGAAAAAGGCTGTCGAGGGTGGTATCCGGGTCGCTGATATCCTGAATACGGGGCTGATTCCCGGCCTCCGAAAGGTTGGGGAGCTTTTCGAGAAAGGCGAGTACTATTTACCGGAGTTAATCGTCTCCGGGGACGCCGTGGCCAAGGCGATGGAGTACCTTAAACCGATGATGGGTGAGGAAGGCGCATTATATATGGGGAAATACCTTATCGGCACGGTACAGGGTGATGTCCATGACCTGGGCAAGAACATTGTTATCATGATGCTGAGGGGAAATGGCTGGGAGGTGACCGACCTGGGCGTGGATATTTCCCCGGAGGAATTTTGCTCGGCGGTGTCCACCGGCGACTATGATATCGTCGGCATGTCTTCTCTGCTGACGATGACGATGCCCAACGCAGCCCAGACCATTGAGGCTTTGAAAGCTGCCGGGCTGAGAAACAAGGTGAAGATAATGGTTGGCGGGGCACCGACCACGGCGGAGTGGGCGGCACAGATTGGTGCCGATGCCCACGCCAAAGACGGTCCCGTGGCGGCACTCGTGGCGGCAAAACTGGTGGGAAAATCATAGGAGAGAGAAATGAACGGACTGGAACGGGTGATGACAGCACTCAAAATACAGGAACCGGACCGGGTGCCCCATTTCGAACGGATTGCCAAGAGGGTGAGGGAGGCCATACTGCCCGGTGCTTCAGAGGAAGATATTGTCGAGCACCTGGACCTGGACGGCGTCAGGTTTATTGACCGGACGCATTCCTGGAGCTACGAAAATGTGGGCGAGGGTGAGAAGGTCAAACGCGACCAGTGGGGCGGCCTCGTTCGCTACTCATCCGAAGACAATCCCATCCCGATGGAGCCCGCGATTAAGTCCGAGAAAGACCTTGACGGCTACAAGCTTCCCGACCCTGATGAAGAGTGGCGGTACGAACATTTAAAGCAGCTTGTAAAACGTTTCAAAGGAGAACGGGCCATCGTGGTCGGGGTGACCGATATCTTTGCTCTCGGCCGTGAAAACTTCCTCGGCGACGTGAACTATTTCCGTGCCATGGTGAAAAACCCCGAATTCATTTACCGGGCCAATGAATTCATGATGGACTACCAGCTGAGGTATATGCGGAACTGCATCGATATGGGCGTTGATATCTTCTGGATAAACGGCGACTGGGCGATGACCGAGCGGCCGATGGTCTCCCGTGAGTTCACGGAAAGGTTTCTGGCGCCGCCTTTCAAGAAGCTCGTCGATTTCGCACATAGTCGGGGAGTCCCCGTAATCAAGCATACGGATGGCAATATCTGGCCCATCTATGACACCATCATTGATGCCGGTGCCGACGGTCTGCACCCCATCGACCCCATGGCCGGGATGGACATCGGCGAGGCCAAGGCCACCTTTGGCGATAAAATCTGTCTGTGCGGCAACGTAAGCTGTGCCTTCAGCCTCGTCTCAGGGACGGAGGAAGAAGTGCGCCGGGAGACCAGGGAGGTCATCAGGAAGGCGGGGAAGGGTGGGGGGCTGATATGCATGTCCAGCAACTCGATTCATTCCGGCGTCAATCCCCAAAATTACCTGGCGATGGTCAAGGCAATCAGGGAGTTCGGGCAGTATCCCCTGGCGCTGGACTAGTCAATAAAATATTTAATGGGCGGTCAACCGACCGCCGTCAACATTGATGGACTGCCCGGTAATGAAGCTGGCCTCCTCCGAGCAGAGAAAGGCAATCAGATTGGCTGCGTCGTCAGGGTAGCCGAGGCGTCCCAGCGGAGTGAATTGCACCGCGTCGGCGTGGATGCTGTGGGCGGCTTCGGTTACGCTTATTCCTTTCTCGCTGGCAATTTTTGCAGCCTTCCCGTAGTCGCTCAGGTCGGTGAGAAATCGACCCGGGCAGACGGCGTTGACCCTGATGTTGTAGGGCGCCAGCTCGACGGCCATGACCTGGGTCAGACCGACGACGCCGAATTTGGAAGCCGTGTATGCGCTGACATTGGCCCGCCCCACCTTACCCGAAAGAGAAGCGACGTTGACGATAACGCCGCTCTTTCTCTCCGCCATATGCCTGGCCACCGTCTGGCCGCAGTGGAAAACGCCGGTGAGGTTGGCGGCGATATGGCGGTGCCACTGTTCCTCTTCGGTCTCCAGAAAAGGCTGCGGCACATAGACCCCGGCATTGGCAACGAGGATATCCAGGTGTCCGAACTCGTTGACGACCCGCTCCACCATTTCCTGGACCTGTTTTCTATCGGTAATGTCGGCGGTGATGGCCAGCCCTCTCACGCCAAAGGACTCGATTTCCTCAACCAGGCTCTCCAGCCCCCGCCACCCCTCCGCCTTTTCCTCCTCGGGAAACTCCTCCGGCGGGCGGTAGCGCCCGTTCACCGCCACGTCGGCGCCGCACCTGGCCAGACGTATCGCCGTGGCGTGGCCCATACCGCGCTTGCGTGCTGCCCCGGTTATCAGCGCCACTTTGCCTTTGAAATCGTACATGCCGGTCTCCAGGGTCGCTGAATTGGAACTTGGTGAGTGCCTCCATCTTATCACAGGGCAGAAAGAAATCCAAACCCCTCCATAAGAGTGATATAATAGCGGAAAAGCGTCCTGAACCGAATGGTTACTATCAACGAGAGGAGAACAGTATGAACAAGCACATTGGCATCG
This genomic interval carries:
- a CDS encoding amidohydrolase/deacetylase family metallohydrolase → MYDILIKGGRVIDPAQNIDGTMDIAINGDKIAAVDKDISPQEGQQVIDAKGKIVTPGLIDMHVHVFDSIMKIAIEPDIAGVKQAVTTVVDGGSAGEKTFAAFPKYILPAAQTKVFCFLHLCSLGLIPEPELNDWDEVNLDAMAETIEANKGIIKGVKLRLVGKLVASAGIEVVKTAKKIAKQFGLPIMVHIGDVDKQVPATLTPECLSVMEPGDILAHVYSGNQGNVLRPDGTILPELKAARERGVIMETANGRSNFSFAVARKCLAEGILPTIISTDLNHRCLKDRTFSIPVNMSKFMALGLDLKQAVAMTTINPACAIHEEDKIGSLKPGMAADVSILELQSGAWTLIDTPGETIKADKLVMPITAIKDGKVIPAEPVALPPTAS
- a CDS encoding corrinoid protein codes for the protein MVNLEELSQAVVKGDIDTAEELTKKAVEGGIRVADILNTGLIPGLRKVGELFEKGEYYLPELIVSGDAVAKAMEYLKPMMGEEGALYMGKYLIGTVQGDVHDLGKNIVIMMLRGNGWEVTDLGVDISPEEFCSAVSTGDYDIVGMSSLLTMTMPNAAQTIEALKAAGLRNKVKIMVGGAPTTAEWAAQIGADAHAKDGPVAALVAAKLVGKS
- a CDS encoding class II fructose-bisphosphate aldolase, which translates into the protein MSTSITGDRIDGLVEQAVFGDEQAREESRRQIRELAASQGIYPASIQGLYEAAGKGAYHNKTVPAINIRGMTYQVARAVFRAALKHKVGAFIFELARSEIGYTRQRPAEYVACVLAAAIKEGYQGPVFIQGDHFQMNRKRYSTDPKQETETIRELIREAVNAGFLNIDIDASTLVDLEKDTLEQQQEENCRVTAEMTRFIRSIEPEGVTISVGGEIGEVGKQNSTVEDLRAFMSGYRARLEPDVRGISKISVQTGTTHGGVVLPDGAIASVALDFDTLKELSKVAREEYGMGGAVQHGASTLPDEAFHLFPEVGTVEVHLATGFQNIIYDSPHFPQELTQRINQHLLQQYSDERKSDDTEEQFLYKTRKKAFGDFKKEMWSLPVENLKEIGVTLEERFVYLFQKLNVVDTRDLVNKHVVK
- the glpX gene encoding class II fructose-bisphosphatase, giving the protein MEDARSRRPIERNIAMELVRATEAAAMAAARYLGMGNKELVDQAAVDAMRFVLGYVRMDGTVVIGEGEKDEAPMLYIGEHIGGGSEPQVDIAVDPVDGTTLVANGLPGAVSAVALSARGTMNCPRQFVYMDKIVTGPEAKDVIDINAPVEENLKNIASAKKRNVSNLTVVVLDRPRHEKLLYEIRSAGARVKLISAGDLVAGVEAALPETGVDVLMGVGGTPEGVLTAAALHCIGGVIQCKAWPRDDKERDAALAAGMDLDKVYYTEDLINSEDVFFATTGVSTGELLKGVRYFSGGAATQSLAMRSSSGTIRWVDAIHNFDRLDKLGSLELP
- a CDS encoding aldo/keto reductase, with the protein product MKYRKLGRSGLMVSEICLGTMTFGNQIDEAESTKLIKWAMDAGINFIDTADQYVNGLSEEIVGRALKGVRHNVVLATKVGGWQSGPTVNDIGTSRKHIMDGVEGSLRRLGTDYIDIFYTHRWDHATPIDETLRALDDLVHQGKVRYIACSNYLVWQICKALWVSDVLNLARYDCTQPPYNLITRGIEDEMLTLCVNEGVGVCVYNPLAGGLLTGKHDPNKPPAEGTRFSNKMMGKMYSDRYWQPGDFEAVAQFKEITRKHERSMAQFALAWILNNKAITAVLCGATSIKQLEENIGAVELTLTEEELNACDEVWHQLRPPRFFYGAQQLYR
- a CDS encoding Ldh family oxidoreductase translates to MAQSEVKVSEKSLREFSEEVFVRVGMSPEDAATEADVLLWANLRGVDSHGVLRIPWYVGNVDRGIMNPKPNIKVVKETPATLVVEADQAFGPLVTVFAMNKVMEKAKQTGIGWGFICNHTHQGAMGYYAQMASKNDMAGIVFVCSPPNMAPFGAKAAGVSNSPITIAVPANKHRVLFLDMATSVAARGKIWLAVDKGVPIPEGWALDKEGNPTTDPTQAVTFLPVGGPKGSGLAMLFECISSVIIGNPLLEPRLMEKKAESKQAEVKGAHPDHLPRPIQNSVVAAIDIGQFTDVASYKEHIDNLIDGIKGLPKADGFKEIMVPGEPEEKTFDDRSRNGIPLPEGTIRNLSSVAERLGIKLPTGL
- a CDS encoding SDR family oxidoreductase, whose translation is MNTQTLKGRIAIVTGASRGLGEGITKAFAGEGATVALFSRDVQRLEKHVADLKALGQKAVAFPLDVADVEQVNRAVEQVVSQFGRVDILVNNAAIAPSMPFVEMSDDVRDSVIDVNIKGVWNCTKAVMPLMIKQRYGKIINISSVTGPLVSGKGMTAYAASKGAVSAFTRTLALEGAEYGINVNAICPGSFDTPMFRSVARHRGWDSEDKYVKHVGKEIPLGRLGTIEEMGDLAVFLASDKSKYITGIEIVIDGGNIIQEHKG
- a CDS encoding SDR family oxidoreductase translates to MYDFKGKVALITGAARKRGMGHATAIRLARCGADVAVNGRYRPPEEFPEEEKAEGWRGLESLVEEIESFGVRGLAITADITDRKQVQEMVERVVNEFGHLDILVANAGVYVPQPFLETEEEQWHRHIAANLTGVFHCGQTVARHMAERKSGVIVNVASLSGKVGRANVSAYTASKFGVVGLTQVMAVELAPYNIRVNAVCPGRFLTDLSDYGKAAKIASEKGISVTEAAHSIHADAVQFTPLGRLGYPDDAANLIAFLCSEEASFITGQSINVDGGRLTAH